The following are encoded in a window of Choloepus didactylus isolate mChoDid1 chromosome 17, mChoDid1.pri, whole genome shotgun sequence genomic DNA:
- the LOC119512629 gene encoding intraflagellar transport protein 56-like — MDNASSSFAFAKEPIRHNLVVFQGGEGALQVLLPLVDVIPEARLNSVIYYHRQDDVQESYNLIKDLEPTMPREYILKGVVSAALGQEMCSRNQLKIAQQFFQLVGGSASEFDTIPGKQCMASFFLLEQFDDALIYLNSFKSYFYNDDTFNYAQAKAATGNTSEGEEEFLLIQSEKMKNDYI; from the coding sequence ATGGACAATGCTTCTTCTTCCTTTGCATTTGCTAAAGAACCCATCAGGCACAATCTGGTTGTTTTCCAAGGAGGTGAAGGGGCTTTGCAGGTTTTGCTTCCACTTGTTGATGTCATTCCTGAAGCTAGGCTAAACTCAGTGATTTACTACCACCGCCAAGATGATGTACAGGAAAGTTATAACTTAATTAAGGATCTGGAACCTACTATGCCTCGGGAGTATATTCTCAAAGGAGTGGTCAGTGCAGCCCTTGGCCAGGAAATGTGTTCAAGGAACCAACTGAAAATTGCCCAGCAGTTCTTCCAGTTGGTGGGAGGATCAGCTAGTGAATTTGATACAATACCAGGGAAACAGTGCATGGCTTCCTTCTTCCTGCTTGAGCaatttgatgatgccttgatttaccTCAACTCATTTAAGAGTTACTTCTATAATGATGACACCTTTAATTATGCACAAGCTAAAGCAGCAACAGGCAATACCAGTGAGGGTGAAGAGGAGTTCCTCCTGATCCAAAGTGAGAAGATGAAAAATGATTACATTTAA